A window of the Scophthalmus maximus strain ysfricsl-2021 chromosome 8, ASM2237912v1, whole genome shotgun sequence genome harbors these coding sequences:
- the nptxrb gene encoding neuronal pentraxin receptor b: MKFVVVLVGAGSLAFLGAVICIVASVYPRKSAAPLGDNGTLTSEPPLDPLEPGSVAHAGPLGALHGADSYDGGNALGGIGLEVPTLNELHLGEETAGAGAGAGGSDAKHFSFSRLICTPVPAGECDTKELRRQRQQQQQADEPLYGAGDEDWTYLRTTAEELRQTVLQQNDQILMDQRTIRELTGKLSECESGLEDERTVPERSVGVWSGNRRVMAGDGVSSSTAAQLQTARAVEELARAIMDLKDRIEKLEAEIGPAALNLTDTSVGTSSSNTGSSSSPAGNTIKAPSPPTGSASSPPAAAAPGSRRPASPASPAAPAAPKHPSKNTPGRGKGTWRVEDLDGELERKIKMLEKERQAMRKETQGQHEKINQGLDTANHRVTELEHMLTEPSFPDGFVLSFPMRTNYMYGLVRKEITEMYAFTACVWLKAKEGGIGTPFSYSVPGQPNELVLLQGVHNPVELLINDKVAQLPLSLPQDEWQHICVSWTLRDGVWKAYQGGKMKGRGEGLAAWHPIKPGGVLILGQEQDTLGGRFDASQALVGELSQFNLWDRVLKPAEVAAVAECSSPALGNIAPWTDLDVDVYGGATKESLDPCHAGQQSNPSSPKQ; encoded by the exons ATGAAGTtcgtggtggtgctggtgggggCGGGCAGCCTGGCCTTCCTCGGCGCCGTCATCTGCATCGTGGCCAGCGTCTACCCGCGGAAGAGCGCCGCGCCTCTCGGCGACAACGGCACGCTGACGTCGGAGCCGCCGCTCGACCCGCTGGAGCCCGGCTCGGTGGCGCACGCCGGGCCCCTGGGCGCGCTGCACGGCGCCGACTCCTACGACGGAGGGAACGCGCTCGGCGGCATCGGCCTGGAGGTGCCCACCCTGAACGAGCTGCACCTCGGCGAGGAGACGGCGGGCGCGGGCGCGGGCGCGGGCGGCTCCGACGCGAAGCACTTCAGCTTCAGCCGGTTGATCTGCACACCGGTGCCGGCCGGGGAGTGCGACACGAAGGAGCTgaggcggcagcggcagcagcagcagcaggcggacgAGCCGCTGTACGGCGCCGGCGACGAGGACTGGACCTACCTGCGCACCACCGCCGAGGAGCTCCGGCAGACGGTGCTGCAGCAGAACGACCAGATCCTCATGGACCAGCGGACCATCCGCGAGCTCACGGGGAAGCTGAGCGAGTGCGAGAGCGGCCTGGAGGACGAGAGGACCGTGCCGGAGCGCAGCGTCGGCGTGTGGAGCGGCAACCGCCGCGTCATGGCCGGCGACGGCGTGAGCTCGTCCACCGCCGCGCAGCTGCAGACGGCCAGGGCCGTGGAGGAGCTGGCCCGGGCCATCATGGACCTGAAGGACCGCATCGAGAAGCTCGAG GCAGAGATAGGTCCTGCTGCGTTGAACCTCACCGACACATCCGTGGGtacaagcagcagcaacactggcagcagcagcagtccggCTGGTAACACCATCAAGGCTCCTTCTCCACCCACCGGCAGTGCATCCTCcccgcctgcagctgctgcgcCGGGCAGCCGCCGCCCTGCGTCCCCTGCTTCCCCTGCTGCCCCCGCTGCCCCCAAACACCCATCTAAGAACACCCCCGGCCGTGGAAAGGGCACCTGGAGGGTGGAGGACCTGGACGGCGAGCTGGAGAGGAAGATAAAGATGCTGGAGAAGGAGCGCCAGGCCATGAGGAAAGAGACTCAGGGCCAACACGAGAAGATCAACCAGGGGCTCGACACCGCCAACCACCGCGTCACGGAGCTGGAACACA TGCTGACAGAGCCGTCGTTCCCCGACGGCTTCGTCCTCTCCTTCCCCATGCGGACCAACTACATGTACGGCCTGGTGCGGAAGGAGATAACGGAGATGTATGCCTTCACCGCCTGCGTATGGTTGAAGGCCAAAGAGGGGGGCATCGGGACCCCCTTCTCCTACTCAGTGCCGGGCCAGCCTAAcgagctggtgctgctgcagggAGTCCACAACCCCGTTGAGCTGCTCATCAACGATAAG GTAGCGCAGCTGCCTCTGTCCCTACCGCAGGACGAGTGGCAGCACATCTGTGTCAGCTGGACCCTGAGGGACGGAGTGTGGAAGGCTTACCAGGGGGGGAAGAtgaaggggaggggagaaggacTGGCTGCCTGGCATCCCATCAAACCAGGAGGAGTCCTCATACTAGGACAAGAACAG GATACGTTGGGCGGGCGATTCGATGCCTCCCAGGCCCTGGTCGGCGAGCTCTCCCAGTTCAACCTGTGGGACCGGGTGCTGAAGCCTGCCGAGGTGGCCGCCGTGGCCGAGTGCAGTTCGCCGGCGCTCGGCAACATCGCCCCCTGGACCGACCTTGATGTAGACGTTTATGGCGGTGCAACCAAGGAGTCCCTGGACCCCTGCCATGCCGGCCAGCAATCCAATCCCTCCAGCCCCAAACAGTGA